Proteins found in one Chloroflexota bacterium genomic segment:
- a CDS encoding phosphohydrolase, whose amino-acid sequence MSFRNGCPGARLFKDVRPEDIACPHCGYLVEIWSDEIKARCPNCHGLVLRERQASCIDWCRSAKECLGEETYQRLKGSK is encoded by the coding sequence GTGAGTTTTCGGAACGGTTGTCCTGGTGCTCGTCTCTTTAAGGATGTACGCCCGGAAGATATCGCCTGCCCGCACTGCGGCTATCTAGTGGAGATCTGGTCCGACGAGATCAAGGCCCGCTGTCCTAATTGCCACGGGCTTGTCCTCCGGGAGAGGCAGGCCTCCTGTATCGACTGGTGTCGTTCGGCCAAAGAATGTCTCGGTGAAGAGACATATCAACGCCTGAAGGGATCAAAGTAG
- a CDS encoding cobalamin-dependent protein (Presence of a B(12) (cobalamin)-binding domain implies dependence on cobalamin itself, in one of its several forms, or in some unusual lineages, dependence on a cobalamin-like analog.) has translation MKVTLIYAGISGSGFNTAGKGMDSGWISHGLILLGACAQQVGFTVDLVDLRALRDWDHFCSEILVRRPDVAALTMMSVDYNPVMRCLDIIKDILPHTVTVVGGPHPTLALHEIANNPKIDHIVTHEGEIVFVELLQKLAAGERTERIIRGKKPDLDTLPFGDRNLFLNEWRKAGYTLESPEVPLGDLPAPFVTIIAGRGCIYNCSFCQPAERILFDGRVRHRSVNNVIAELRYLRERYNFRSLLIHDDCLTEDRSWVMEFCHAYQENGFRQPFFCQSRADIIVKHEDMVGLMHQAGLTGFFIGFESGNDRILRFIRKGTTVAQNMEAARICKRYSIQIWANYMLGLPTETKAEIMDTVRMLKKIDPDYYSPAFYTPHPGSDLYTYCLENDLSLIVDHDSYRRNPTEAKIKGHDYQFLLWALTESQRRTPINAVKRTIKATLRRYASPRKVVRKLRGMAIRIAASLVPASGRG, from the coding sequence ATGAAAGTAACTCTCATTTATGCCGGAATCAGCGGTAGCGGATTCAATACTGCCGGCAAGGGAATGGACTCTGGCTGGATCAGTCACGGGTTGATCCTGCTGGGTGCCTGTGCTCAACAGGTCGGCTTCACCGTTGACCTCGTCGACCTGCGCGCCCTGCGCGATTGGGACCATTTCTGCTCAGAGATTCTCGTCCGCCGCCCAGATGTGGCCGCTTTGACTATGATGAGCGTTGATTATAACCCCGTGATGCGTTGCCTAGACATTATTAAGGATATCCTTCCACACACAGTTACTGTCGTTGGGGGGCCACATCCTACCCTCGCTCTACACGAGATAGCGAATAACCCCAAGATTGACCACATTGTCACTCACGAGGGAGAGATTGTCTTTGTCGAGCTGCTCCAAAAGCTGGCTGCCGGGGAGAGGACAGAGCGGATCATCCGTGGAAAGAAACCGGATCTGGACACCCTTCCCTTCGGTGACCGCAACCTTTTCCTCAACGAATGGCGAAAAGCAGGCTACACATTGGAATCACCTGAGGTACCGCTGGGCGATCTACCCGCTCCATTCGTCACCATCATCGCCGGGCGCGGCTGCATATATAATTGCAGCTTTTGTCAACCAGCCGAACGTATCCTCTTCGATGGTCGAGTAAGACATCGCAGCGTAAATAATGTCATCGCTGAACTGCGCTACCTGCGGGAGAGGTACAATTTTCGGAGCCTGCTCATTCACGATGACTGCCTCACTGAGGATAGGTCCTGGGTGATGGAATTTTGCCATGCCTATCAAGAGAATGGGTTCCGCCAGCCCTTCTTCTGTCAAAGCCGGGCCGACATTATTGTGAAACATGAGGATATGGTCGGACTTATGCACCAGGCCGGCCTGACCGGTTTCTTTATCGGCTTCGAGAGCGGTAACGACCGCATTCTGCGTTTCATCCGTAAGGGAACGACGGTGGCCCAAAACATGGAGGCTGCCCGCATCTGCAAGCGCTACAGCATTCAGATATGGGCTAACTATATGCTTGGGCTGCCCACCGAGACCAAAGCGGAGATCATGGATACAGTACGAATGCTAAAAAAGATCGACCCAGATTATTACAGTCCCGCCTTCTACACACCACACCCAGGCAGCGACCTTTACACCTATTGTCTGGAGAACGATCTTTCGCTGATCGTTGATCACGATAGCTACCGACGTAACCCCACAGAGGCCAAAATCAAGGGACACGATTATCAATTTCTCCTCTGGGCCCTCACGGAATCCCAGCGACGGACACCAATAAACGCGGTTAAGCGGACTATAAAGGCCACTCTCAGGCGTTATGCTTCGCCTCGCAAGGTGGTGCGCAAGCTGAGAGGAATGGCTATTAGGATAGCAGCGAGCCTTGTCCCCGCTTCGGGTAGGGGCTAA
- a CDS encoding P-loop NTPase — protein MTISATAASETTLTVDTETNIRDLITRFPYTARIFAAHGLPCAGCHLARYETIAQGAAAHGLAVEPLIADLNRAINEGPEGQASSTSADHTPTIQAENHIQHIIAVASGKGGVGKSSVTALLAVGLRRRGFRVGILDADLTGPSIPKMFGLNHRGLLTEEAIRPAQSSLGIAIVSVNLFLEHEDEPVIWRGPLISSAIKQFYSQTAWGKLDYLLIDLPPGTSDAPLTVLQSLPVEGIIIVSSPQALATMVVRKSVGLAQRLDIPILGVVENMSYIVCPESGKPFELFGPSQGKELAILARAAFLGKLPLDPQLAEDCDHGQIEGYQSEAYAALVQSFVAKIITKRR, from the coding sequence ATGACTATTTCTGCTACCGCCGCAAGCGAAACCACCCTAACAGTCGATACGGAAACAAATATAAGGGACTTGATCACCAGGTTTCCCTACACCGCACGCATCTTTGCTGCGCACGGACTACCCTGTGCTGGTTGCCATTTGGCCAGGTATGAGACCATCGCCCAAGGAGCCGCTGCCCATGGCCTGGCTGTGGAACCCCTCATCGCCGATCTGAATAGAGCCATAAACGAAGGTCCCGAGGGACAGGCATCCTCCACATCTGCTGACCATACGCCTACCATTCAGGCGGAGAACCACATCCAACACATCATCGCCGTAGCCAGTGGCAAAGGAGGGGTCGGAAAATCATCAGTGACCGCCCTTCTGGCTGTTGGCCTACGCCGGCGTGGATTCCGCGTGGGCATTCTCGATGCCGACCTCACCGGCCCCAGCATCCCTAAGATGTTCGGTCTCAACCACCGCGGTCTGCTGACGGAAGAAGCCATCCGGCCAGCGCAAAGCTCTCTTGGCATCGCCATCGTCTCAGTCAACCTCTTTCTCGAACACGAGGATGAGCCCGTCATTTGGCGAGGGCCACTCATTAGCAGCGCCATAAAGCAGTTCTATAGCCAGACGGCCTGGGGCAAACTGGACTATCTTCTTATCGATTTGCCACCCGGCACGTCGGATGCGCCACTCACTGTGCTCCAGTCCCTGCCTGTAGAGGGCATAATTATCGTCTCTTCGCCCCAGGCGCTAGCCACCATGGTCGTGCGCAAGTCTGTGGGACTAGCACAGAGACTGGACATTCCCATTCTCGGAGTGGTGGAAAATATGAGCTATATCGTCTGCCCAGAGTCGGGCAAGCCCTTCGAATTGTTCGGACCGAGCCAGGGAAAGGAGCTGGCTATCCTGGCCAGGGCAGCCTTCTTGGGAAAGCTCCCGCTGGACCCGCAGCTGGCTGAGGACTGCGACCATGGCCAGATTGAAGGATACCAATCTGAGGCCTACGCTGCCCTGGTTCAGTCCTTTGTTGCAAAAATCATAACGAAAAGGAGATAG
- a CDS encoding Crp/Fnr family transcriptional regulator: MEFLGEFPYFADLSPAEISQIKGFFRERTFEQDELIFLEDEPCHALYFVKSGRVKIFKTSPEGKEQVLRIMGRGDSFNDVPIFDDGPNPASAQALEKTTVYLISKEDIRQILRTYPAVTLATLKVFAKRLRYLTLLVEDLSFRHVVSRLAKLLLQYAEQPEQKIEKGVRYRLTQQEMAAMVGTAREMISRALRRLEEEGAIKVERNRIVIQNAQFLRNII; the protein is encoded by the coding sequence ATGGAGTTTCTAGGAGAGTTCCCTTATTTTGCTGACCTAAGCCCGGCAGAGATCTCACAGATCAAGGGGTTCTTCCGCGAAAGAACCTTCGAGCAGGATGAGCTGATCTTTCTCGAGGATGAACCGTGTCATGCCCTCTATTTCGTGAAGTCTGGCCGGGTCAAGATTTTCAAGACCTCTCCCGAGGGCAAAGAGCAGGTGTTACGCATTATGGGGCGTGGTGATTCCTTCAATGATGTGCCAATCTTCGACGACGGCCCAAATCCAGCCAGTGCCCAAGCTTTGGAGAAAACTACCGTTTACCTTATCTCCAAAGAGGACATACGCCAGATCTTGCGCACCTATCCAGCAGTGACCTTGGCCACCCTCAAAGTCTTTGCCAAGAGATTGCGCTACCTTACTCTTTTAGTGGAAGATCTTTCCTTCCGCCACGTGGTGAGCCGCCTGGCCAAGCTCTTGCTCCAATACGCCGAGCAGCCGGAGCAGAAGATAGAAAAAGGAGTCAGATACAGGCTAACGCAGCAAGAAATGGCAGCAATGGTGGGCACAGCCAGAGAGATGATCAGTCGTGCCTTGCGGAGGCTCGAGGAGGAGGGCGCGATCAAAGTGGAACGAAACCGCATCGTCATTCAGAATGCACAATTCTTGCGCAATATAATTTAG
- a CDS encoding class I SAM-dependent methyltransferase, whose amino-acid sequence MSPASLYDTFADRYDLMVSWETRLKNEAPFFQKIFGQHQTRSILDAACGTGQHAIRFAQWGYEVVGTDLSVEMLQRAALNTEALNVSVTFVQAGFGEIWKTLKRHFGAIVCLGNSLPHLLSERELFQALTDFFALLEEGGVVVIQNRNYDRVYLEKQKFMSLDTTKMAGRELLFFRLVDFEGEYLNFHIVTFIKEKGQWRYEVNSTRQRPIFKADLEGLLAASGFKEIQFYSDFQFSPWQLEQTYDLIAVAYK is encoded by the coding sequence ATGTCACCAGCGAGCCTGTATGATACTTTCGCTGATCGTTACGACTTGATGGTCTCCTGGGAGACTAGACTCAAGAATGAAGCGCCTTTCTTCCAGAAGATCTTCGGGCAACACCAGACCCGCTCTATCCTTGACGCTGCCTGTGGTACTGGACAGCATGCCATCCGCTTCGCTCAATGGGGTTATGAAGTAGTGGGCACAGACCTCAGCGTGGAGATGCTCCAGAGGGCAGCGCTGAATACCGAAGCTCTCAACGTCTCCGTTACCTTCGTTCAAGCCGGGTTTGGTGAGATTTGGAAAACATTGAAACGACATTTCGGAGCCATTGTGTGTCTGGGCAACTCCTTACCCCATCTTCTTTCCGAGAGGGAGCTATTTCAAGCCCTGACAGACTTCTTCGCGCTGCTAGAGGAGGGTGGGGTTGTCGTCATCCAGAACAGGAACTATGATCGCGTCTATCTGGAGAAGCAAAAATTTATGTCCCTCGATACAACCAAAATGGCTGGGCGAGAGCTGCTCTTCTTTAGACTGGTGGACTTCGAGGGAGAGTATCTGAACTTCCACATCGTCACGTTTATCAAAGAAAAAGGCCAATGGCGCTACGAGGTCAATTCTACGCGGCAACGACCGATCTTCAAGGCAGATTTGGAAGGGCTCCTGGCCGCAAGTGGATTCAAGGAGATCCAGTTCTATAGCGATTTTCAATTCAGTCCCTGGCAACTAGAGCAGACCTACGATCTCATCGCCGTAGCCTATAAATGA
- the rfbB gene encoding dTDP-glucose 4,6-dehydratase: MKHILVTGGAGFIGSNFVRYMLRKYDHYHIVVLDKLTYAGNLDNLQDVTNDPRYKFIRGDICDARIVEETIHENDIAAIINFAAETHVDRSLLEPGSFIMTDVFGTYVLLEAARRHNIERFLQVSTDEVYGEVLEGSSLETDRLAARSPYSASKAGGELMVQAYHISYDLPVVITRGSNTFGPYQYPEKVVSLFITNAIDDLPLPIYGDGLQVRDHLYVLDHCEGIDLVLHKGQDGEIYNIGAGNEVQNIDLAKLILSLLGKSTDLIQHIADRPGHDRRYALNWGKIQTLGWQPHQDFATALAHTVCWYQDNEWWWRKIKSGEYAEYYRKNYGYRLHHG, encoded by the coding sequence ATGAAACATATCCTGGTTACAGGAGGAGCAGGCTTCATTGGCAGCAATTTCGTGCGCTACATGCTCCGGAAATATGATCATTACCACATCGTTGTGCTCGATAAGCTGACCTATGCTGGCAACCTGGATAATCTACAAGATGTCACCAACGATCCGCGTTACAAGTTCATTCGAGGGGATATTTGCGATGCCAGGATCGTCGAAGAAACAATACACGAAAATGACATTGCGGCCATCATCAACTTCGCGGCTGAAACCCATGTCGACCGCTCCTTGCTGGAACCGGGCAGCTTCATCATGACCGATGTCTTTGGTACTTACGTCCTCCTCGAGGCAGCACGCCGGCACAATATAGAGCGATTCCTACAGGTGAGCACCGATGAGGTATATGGCGAGGTGTTGGAGGGTTCATCACTGGAAACGGATCGCCTGGCAGCACGCAGCCCTTACTCAGCCAGCAAGGCCGGTGGCGAGCTAATGGTACAGGCCTACCACATCAGTTATGACCTACCTGTAGTGATTACGCGGGGCAGCAACACCTTCGGTCCCTACCAATATCCGGAGAAGGTGGTCTCCCTCTTCATCACCAACGCCATTGATGACCTACCATTACCTATCTACGGGGATGGACTCCAGGTACGCGACCATCTATATGTGCTTGATCATTGCGAAGGGATCGACCTCGTCCTCCACAAGGGACAGGATGGTGAGATTTATAACATAGGCGCCGGTAACGAGGTGCAGAACATCGACCTGGCCAAGCTCATCCTATCACTCCTGGGGAAGTCGACCGACCTCATCCAGCATATAGCCGACCGCCCAGGGCACGATCGCCGCTATGCCCTGAATTGGGGCAAGATTCAAACTCTGGGCTGGCAGCCCCACCAGGACTTCGCCACCGCCCTTGCTCATACCGTGTGCTGGTACCAAGACAACGAGTGGTGGTGGCGTAAAATCAAGTCCGGAGAATACGCCGAGTACTACCGAAAAAATTACGGTTATCGTCTCCACCATGGATAA
- a CDS encoding 4Fe-4S binding protein, with product MITILPEIDEDKCTGCGTCVEACPTQAVSLINGHAVIVRPEDCDYCTECETVCPTQAISCPFEIVLNN from the coding sequence TTGATAACAATCTTACCTGAAATAGATGAAGACAAATGTACCGGTTGCGGCACGTGCGTTGAGGCGTGTCCAACCCAAGCTGTAAGCCTGATAAACGGCCACGCCGTAATCGTAAGACCAGAGGACTGCGATTACTGTACTGAGTGTGAGACAGTCTGCCCGACCCAGGCTATCAGCTGCCCCTTTGAGATAGTCCTCAACAATTGA
- a CDS encoding cbb3-type cytochrome c oxidase subunit I, whose amino-acid sequence MSKTTMGFIMAGMVYLVIGVTLGALFFIIPQTRLLRTVHAHLNLVGFVMFLIFGVAYHILPRFRGRPLYSEGLAWVQFLLANVGLIGMLLLMGIGAYQPLGEFTVLLAIFGAILTISIYLFVYNMWRTLA is encoded by the coding sequence ATGAGTAAGACAACGATGGGATTCATTATGGCTGGTATGGTCTATCTGGTTATAGGGGTCACTTTAGGAGCGCTCTTTTTCATCATCCCGCAGACGCGCCTCTTGCGAACGGTACATGCCCATCTAAACCTGGTTGGATTCGTGATGTTTCTCATTTTCGGTGTGGCCTACCACATCCTCCCGCGCTTCCGGGGCAGGCCCTTGTACAGCGAGGGACTTGCTTGGGTGCAGTTCTTACTGGCTAACGTCGGCTTGATCGGGATGCTCCTGCTTATGGGCATTGGCGCTTATCAACCCCTGGGGGAATTCACCGTGTTACTGGCCATTTTTGGGGCCATCCTGACTATATCAATATATCTCTTTGTATACAACATGTGGAGAACCTTAGCTTAA
- a CDS encoding MFS transporter, which yields MDKSYLYKVIAVICLGWVMIYADRTALYPMLSVIGQKFDLTATQTGAITSTYFLLYVAMQIPAGLLGDRIGLKRVLVATYFLAGLGMLAIGLLAASYPTLLLFVAIHGLGGGAHFPTAYGLAMINMPSRLRGLGAAIINSGMALGTALGLAAAGPVYLLTQEWRTPFLLLALPTLLIALLYALILREIRPTSLTPGRFQQLLRNRNVVSICLANFCSLYGFWTILVWGPTFFQTERGIGLETAGLYTAIVAMAALPAGLVSGGLSDRLGRRLLSLILFPLATMMIISVAFVHSLTVMILALIGYGLFGKLSWDPIGASWLSDHVAAINPDDLGSALGLYSFAGMSSAIITPVIAGWIKDMSGSFERAFYLGAGIVLLGFFLTLLPTETAGVKRPLATPAELGFQ from the coding sequence ATGGATAAAAGCTACCTCTATAAGGTGATTGCTGTCATCTGCCTGGGCTGGGTGATGATCTATGCTGACCGTACCGCTCTCTATCCAATGCTCAGCGTGATCGGCCAGAAGTTTGACCTTACAGCCACCCAGACCGGAGCCATTACTAGCACCTACTTCTTGCTCTATGTGGCGATGCAGATACCGGCCGGCCTTCTAGGTGACAGGATTGGCTTGAAGCGAGTCTTGGTCGCTACCTATTTCCTGGCTGGACTGGGGATGCTGGCCATCGGACTACTGGCGGCAAGCTATCCGACTCTGCTCCTTTTTGTAGCCATCCACGGGCTTGGCGGTGGTGCTCACTTTCCCACAGCGTATGGCTTGGCCATGATCAACATGCCCAGTCGGCTACGTGGCTTAGGGGCAGCTATCATTAACTCCGGCATGGCCCTGGGCACCGCCCTGGGGTTAGCAGCGGCCGGACCAGTTTACCTCTTGACCCAGGAATGGCGCACCCCTTTTCTGCTGTTGGCCCTTCCTACCCTCCTCATTGCCCTGCTCTACGCTCTCATCCTGAGGGAGATCCGTCCTACATCACTGACCCCCGGCAGATTCCAGCAGCTTCTGCGGAATAGAAATGTCGTCAGCATCTGTTTAGCCAATTTCTGCTCTCTCTACGGCTTTTGGACGATCCTTGTCTGGGGACCAACCTTCTTTCAGACGGAGAGGGGCATTGGCCTGGAAACGGCCGGGCTGTATACGGCTATCGTTGCTATGGCCGCCTTACCGGCTGGACTGGTTAGCGGTGGACTATCTGATCGGCTGGGGCGCCGCCTGCTTTCCCTAATTCTCTTTCCCTTAGCCACTATGATGATCATCTCTGTAGCCTTCGTCCACTCCCTCACCGTCATGATCCTGGCCCTGATTGGCTACGGATTATTTGGCAAGCTCTCTTGGGATCCGATCGGGGCTTCCTGGCTCAGTGACCACGTTGCCGCTATCAATCCAGACGACTTGGGCTCTGCTTTAGGGCTCTATAGCTTCGCTGGCATGAGCTCAGCCATTATCACCCCAGTGATAGCTGGTTGGATCAAAGATATGAGTGGCTCTTTCGAAAGGGCATTTTACCTCGGGGCAGGTATCGTCCTATTGGGTTTCTTTCTGACGCTACTCCCCACGGAAACAGCCGGTGTAAAGCGTCCTTTAGCCACACCAGCTGAATTGGGGTTCCAATAG